Proteins from a single region of Geothrix sp. PMB-07:
- a CDS encoding IS3 family transposase (programmed frameshift): protein MPRKGHSEEQIVFALKQAENGAKIPNICRKLGISDQTFYRWKHQFEGLGVSELRELRQLRDENAQLKRLVADLSLDKHILQEVLSKKGLKAAVRRSLVDWIQKGYGFSERRACGLVSICRTSVRYRHRRDSQIPLRMRLKELAAARVRFGYRRLTVLLRREGWHVNAKRVYRIYKEEGLMIRTKLRKKIARRRPLIAERAKAPNQRWSMDFVAARLDDGRPFRILTVVDQFTRECVAIRGKPRLNGSDVADALDLAVRERGKPTSITVDNGREFAGKVMDAWADARGVHLAFIRPGKPTENSFIESFNGRLRDECLNTEIFRSMAEIRGKLAAWRYDYNHRRPHSALDDQTPAQFAAQNPALAGEWPVPSK from the exons ATGCCAAGGAAGGGACATAGCGAGGAGCAGATCGTCTTCGCGTTGAAGCAGGCGGAGAACGGGGCAAAGATCCCTAACATCTGCCGGAAGTTGGGAATTTCAGACCAGACCTTCTACCGGTGGAAGCACCAGTTCGAGGGGCTCGGGGTCTCTGAGCTGCGGGAACTCCGGCAGCTTCGGGACGAGAATGCCCAGCTGAAGCGCCTGGTCGCGGACCTGAGCCTGGACAAGCACATCTTGCAGGAAGTGCTTTCAAAAAAAG GTCTGAAGGCCGCGGTGCGACGTTCGCTGGTGGACTGGATCCAAAAGGGCTATGGGTTCAGTGAGCGTCGCGCCTGCGGCCTTGTGAGCATCTGCCGGACAAGCGTCCGGTATAGGCACAGGCGGGACTCGCAAATCCCTTTACGAATGCGGTTGAAGGAACTGGCGGCAGCCCGAGTGCGGTTCGGCTATCGGCGTCTGACGGTGTTACTGCGGCGGGAGGGGTGGCACGTGAATGCGAAACGGGTCTATCGGATCTACAAGGAGGAGGGGCTGATGATCCGCACCAAACTGCGGAAGAAAATCGCACGGAGAAGGCCACTCATCGCAGAACGGGCCAAGGCCCCGAATCAGCGCTGGAGTATGGACTTCGTGGCGGCCCGACTTGATGATGGGAGACCCTTCCGGATCCTGACGGTTGTGGACCAGTTCACGAGGGAATGCGTGGCGATCCGGGGCAAGCCCAGGTTGAATGGCAGCGATGTGGCTGATGCCCTGGACTTGGCGGTTCGGGAGCGGGGCAAGCCCACATCGATCACTGTGGACAACGGAAGAGAATTCGCTGGGAAGGTGATGGACGCCTGGGCAGATGCCAGGGGCGTGCACCTGGCCTTCATTCGGCCAGGGAAGCCCACAGAGAATTCCTTCATTGAGAGTTTCAACGGCAGGCTGAGGGATGAGTGCCTGAACACGGAGATATTCCGGTCCATGGCAGAAATCAGGGGCAAGCTGGCCGCCTGGCGCTACGACTACAATCACCGCAGGCCACACAGCGCACTGGACGACCAGACACCGGCCCAGTTCGCAGCCCAGAATCCCGCGCTCGCGGGAGAATGGCCTGTCCCCTCCAAATAG
- a CDS encoding sugar phosphate nucleotidyltransferase, producing the protein MKGVVLAGGTGSRLFPLTKVTNKHLLPVGQAPMIWHPLWKLKEAGIEEILIVTGTEHMGDVVALMGSGKDFGCRFTYKVQDEAGGIAQALGLAENFAGGSPVCVILGDNIFQDSLKPEAEAFEKQGKGARILLKPVEDPQRYGVAEVKGGKVLGIEEKPEAPKSNLSVTGIYFYDATVFDIIRTVKPSGRGEMEITDVNNAYIERGQMTSGTFQGWWTDAGTFPSLAHANELAIKETTPFPQSTGRS; encoded by the coding sequence ATGAAGGGTGTAGTCCTCGCTGGGGGGACGGGTTCCCGTCTTTTCCCGCTGACCAAAGTGACAAATAAACATTTGCTGCCAGTGGGGCAGGCGCCGATGATCTGGCATCCCCTTTGGAAACTTAAGGAGGCGGGGATCGAGGAAATCCTCATCGTGACCGGCACCGAGCACATGGGCGATGTAGTGGCGCTGATGGGTTCGGGCAAGGACTTTGGTTGCCGCTTCACCTACAAGGTGCAGGACGAGGCCGGCGGCATCGCGCAGGCGTTGGGGCTGGCGGAGAACTTCGCGGGGGGCTCGCCGGTCTGCGTGATTCTGGGCGACAACATCTTCCAGGACAGCCTGAAGCCGGAGGCCGAGGCCTTCGAAAAGCAGGGCAAGGGTGCGCGCATCCTGCTGAAGCCCGTGGAGGACCCCCAGCGCTATGGGGTGGCGGAGGTGAAGGGTGGCAAGGTCCTGGGCATCGAGGAGAAGCCCGAGGCACCGAAGTCGAACCTCTCGGTGACGGGCATCTACTTCTACGACGCGACGGTCTTCGATATCATCCGCACGGTGAAGCCCTCTGGCCGCGGCGAGATGGAAATCACGGATGTGAACAACGCCTACATTGAGCGGGGCCAGATGACCTCGGGTACCTTCCAGGGCTGGTGGACGGACGCGGGCACCTTCCCGAGCCTGGCCCACGCCAATGAACTGGCGATCAAGGAGACGACCCCCTTTCCCCAGTCCACGGGCAGGAGCTAG
- a CDS encoding lipopolysaccharide biosynthesis protein — protein sequence MLDRDTYSVWALLLQIGGYTGLVNFGLQTAVGRFTAHTDARNDVIQRNQIVSTAVALLSGSAVISIFAIFALSGMLPLFFPAIPASLLANAKIALILVGSSLALGLPFSVLNGVFVGLQRNEIPAMIIIVGRLSTALGLVLAAAWGKGLVVMGAIFGGINILSYSALLFAIKHYVPNLLISKQLVNSQSFRELMDYCTSLSVWNFAMLLVSGLDLVLVARFDFSAVGGFAIASSLLTLLVGAQSAILSVILPAGAALDAQGDRKRLMGLLLNTTRWNLLLLGIITGLYCVLKPILLNGYVGHDYASKISPILSVLLLATVIRLSMLPFNLLAMGAGDHRRIILGPLAEGFSNILASTFLGWKFGAIGVAWGTVLGGAVGVAFHLGLNLPRSSRLGVSLQVFTTQAFSPGIIAVLPLLLLLVLEGAAVRLFGEHVWESPVMAGVMFGAFAWKMLLLPNEREYVLSKIGVVYPRRH from the coding sequence TTGCTGGATAGGGACACTTACAGTGTTTGGGCTCTCTTACTTCAAATTGGTGGTTATACGGGGCTTGTCAATTTTGGACTTCAAACTGCAGTGGGGCGATTCACTGCGCATACAGATGCTCGAAATGATGTAATCCAGCGCAATCAGATTGTCTCGACGGCAGTGGCACTGCTCTCTGGATCAGCTGTAATTAGTATTTTCGCGATATTTGCTTTATCTGGAATGCTACCCCTGTTTTTTCCGGCAATTCCAGCTTCGCTTCTAGCTAATGCCAAAATAGCTCTCATCCTCGTGGGTAGCTCGCTGGCACTTGGGCTTCCATTCTCTGTTTTAAATGGAGTTTTCGTCGGACTTCAAAGGAACGAAATACCCGCCATGATTATTATTGTAGGACGTCTTAGTACCGCTCTTGGTCTTGTTCTGGCTGCTGCTTGGGGTAAAGGTTTGGTGGTGATGGGTGCAATTTTTGGTGGAATTAATATATTGAGTTATAGCGCTCTGTTATTTGCCATTAAGCACTATGTCCCCAATTTATTGATATCAAAACAGCTTGTGAATAGTCAATCATTCAGAGAGCTCATGGATTATTGCACCAGTCTCAGTGTATGGAATTTCGCAATGCTTCTTGTGAGCGGCCTAGATCTGGTACTGGTGGCCCGCTTTGATTTCTCTGCCGTGGGGGGATTTGCGATTGCCTCCAGCCTATTAACGCTGCTGGTTGGAGCGCAATCCGCCATCCTAAGTGTCATTTTACCAGCGGGTGCGGCTCTCGACGCGCAGGGAGATCGTAAGCGTTTGATGGGCTTGCTTCTAAACACTACTCGCTGGAATCTACTGCTACTGGGGATAATTACAGGGTTATACTGTGTTTTAAAGCCAATATTACTTAACGGGTATGTTGGCCATGACTATGCATCGAAGATCTCACCTATACTTAGTGTACTGCTTCTTGCGACTGTAATTCGTTTGTCGATGCTTCCGTTTAATCTATTGGCCATGGGGGCTGGGGACCATCGTCGAATCATTCTTGGCCCATTGGCTGAGGGATTTTCAAATATATTAGCATCTACATTTTTGGGGTGGAAATTCGGTGCAATAGGTGTGGCCTGGGGAACAGTTCTCGGAGGTGCCGTCGGTGTGGCCTTCCATTTAGGGCTTAACCTTCCGAGGAGTTCGCGACTGGGGGTCTCCCTTCAGGTTTTCACCACACAGGCTTTTTCGCCTGGGATTATTGCGGTTTTACCATTGCTGCTGCTTCTCGTCCTGGAAGGAGCTGCTGTACGACTATTTGGTGAGCACGTATGGGAATCGCCAGTGATGGCTGGCGTTATGTTTGGGGCCTTTGCATGGAAGATGCTTCTTTTGCCAAATGAAAGAGAATACGTTCTTTCCAAAATTGGGGTGGTTTACCCTCGTCGACATTAA
- a CDS encoding dTDP-4-dehydrorhamnose 3,5-epimerase family protein: MEFRKGPIEGVVITSFRKFVDERGWLAEIFRHDELPEWFRPEMSYVSVTNPGVLRGPHEHVDQADLFCWVGPGDFKLTLWDNRPDSPTYCNRIEVAMGVNNPGSAIIPKGVVHCYRCISHEPGFVINCPDRLFMGKGKLEPIDEIRHEDDPNNPFVKDERARRVHA, translated from the coding sequence ATGGAATTCAGGAAGGGCCCTATCGAGGGCGTGGTGATCACGTCCTTCCGCAAGTTCGTGGATGAGCGCGGCTGGCTGGCGGAGATCTTCCGCCACGACGAGCTGCCCGAGTGGTTCCGGCCCGAGATGTCTTACGTGAGCGTGACGAATCCCGGCGTGCTGCGGGGGCCCCACGAGCACGTGGACCAGGCAGACCTGTTCTGCTGGGTGGGGCCCGGGGATTTCAAGCTCACCCTGTGGGACAACCGCCCGGACAGCCCCACCTACTGCAACCGGATAGAAGTGGCCATGGGGGTGAACAACCCGGGCTCGGCCATCATCCCCAAGGGCGTGGTGCACTGCTACCGCTGCATCAGCCATGAGCCGGGCTTCGTCATCAACTGCCCGGACCGGCTGTTTATGGGCAAGGGCAAGCTGGAACCCATCGACGAGATCCGCCACGAGGATGATCCCAACAACCCGTTCGTGAAGGATGAGCGGGCTCGCCGGGTGCACGCCTGA
- a CDS encoding EpsG family protein, with amino-acid sequence MIVLMVIAVAGFRWNCDADFSGYIEMYNEVPPIGNLNSEIIKQLWGEPGYIVVSSIFKAINLDFYYLSLFCVFCSILIKVIISIRLSKQAALSICLYFCIHYLTIEFIQIRWAVASSLLILGFYTLYRNLLWTTLLVFLMAVSMHYFSSVFILVALFVKIENDKIFYFMMMVAITVSTQITQNSLNSSLALPGGVYVLERTARYLGEELSKLGLFSYAKLFLYPLIYLLFYVFGGYKNVFNRPKNRFLLKLSLACISLTFICSFMPLLHFRAVVLADFFSAILVINLAESRPRSTLSSIVVVFMVIIFSIWYIIDLNNNLKNGSIKEYQTWVSQII; translated from the coding sequence GTGATCGTTTTAATGGTAATTGCTGTAGCTGGGTTTAGGTGGAATTGCGATGCTGATTTTTCTGGCTACATAGAAATGTATAACGAAGTGCCCCCGATTGGAAATCTTAATTCGGAAATAATCAAACAACTATGGGGAGAGCCGGGCTATATCGTTGTTAGTTCTATTTTTAAAGCAATCAATCTAGATTTTTATTATCTGTCACTATTTTGTGTCTTTTGTTCGATTTTAATTAAAGTAATTATATCGATAAGGCTTTCAAAACAAGCCGCCTTGTCTATATGCTTATATTTTTGCATTCATTATTTAACAATAGAATTTATTCAGATTAGATGGGCGGTTGCATCATCCCTCTTGATACTAGGTTTTTATACGCTGTATAGAAATTTATTGTGGACTACACTGCTCGTCTTCCTGATGGCCGTATCTATGCACTATTTTTCTTCAGTATTTATATTAGTCGCCTTGTTTGTTAAAATCGAAAATGATAAAATCTTTTATTTTATGATGATGGTTGCCATCACGGTGAGTACTCAGATCACACAAAATTCTTTAAATTCATCGCTTGCTCTACCTGGTGGTGTGTATGTGCTTGAAAGGACAGCTCGCTACTTGGGGGAAGAGTTATCTAAGCTAGGGCTATTTTCGTATGCTAAACTTTTCTTGTATCCTTTAATTTATTTATTATTTTATGTTTTTGGTGGATATAAAAATGTGTTCAATAGGCCAAAAAACCGATTTTTACTTAAGCTATCCTTGGCTTGTATCTCCTTGACTTTTATATGTTCATTTATGCCCCTATTGCATTTTCGGGCCGTCGTTTTAGCCGATTTTTTTTCAGCTATTTTGGTTATTAATTTGGCAGAGTCAAGACCGCGGTCAACCCTATCATCCATTGTTGTGGTTTTCATGGTAATAATATTTTCGATTTGGTATATAATCGACTTGAATAACAACCTAAAAAATGGCTCCATTAAAGAGTATCAAACATGGGTTTCTCAGATTATTTAG
- a CDS encoding CatB-related O-acetyltransferase → MIIGNYTSIADEVHILLGGDHPTHWVSTFPLRIKLGLPGAGRDGTPSTKGDVVIGSDVWIGLGVTILSGVHIGDGAIIMARSVIVKDVEPYAIVGGVPGRLVRKRFDGEDIEKLLNLKWWEWPDQQVVEATPMLSSGDIDSFLKVYASPSANTVLKRDR, encoded by the coding sequence TTGATAATTGGCAACTACACCTCAATCGCCGATGAGGTTCATATCCTTCTTGGCGGTGATCACCCGACTCATTGGGTATCTACCTTCCCTCTGCGGATTAAACTAGGACTTCCGGGGGCTGGTCGTGATGGGACCCCTTCGACAAAGGGAGATGTTGTTATCGGATCAGATGTCTGGATTGGACTTGGGGTGACTATCCTTTCTGGCGTGCATATTGGTGACGGTGCCATTATCATGGCTAGAAGTGTAATTGTTAAGGATGTGGAACCCTACGCCATTGTTGGCGGTGTTCCAGGGAGATTAGTCAGGAAGAGATTTGATGGAGAGGACATTGAAAAACTCCTAAATTTGAAATGGTGGGAGTGGCCCGACCAACAAGTAGTGGAGGCCACCCCGATGCTTTCAAGCGGAGATATTGATTCCTTCCTTAAGGTGTATGCTTCACCTTCCGCGAATACGGTTCTTAAAAGGGATAGATGA
- the rfbD gene encoding dTDP-4-dehydrorhamnose reductase, giving the protein MRVLVTGGAGQLAQAIRLIWAEHELVIPDESVLDLSRRESIQRVVVEVRPEVLINCAAFTQVDRCESEADLAQLINATAVGWLAEACEAVDARLVQVSTDYVFDGTGTRPYREDDPTNPVSVYGRTKLEGERQAARCPKHLIARTSWLYDAWGKNFLNTMLNAAAQGRALRVVDDQRGAPTTCRALAGQLKMAVAEAWQGLVHATCQGETTWHGFAQAIFEAKGLNVDLSPCGTADYPTPATRPAYSVLDGGRRKVLGTDRMPPWQEALAQVVTQPDLLKEA; this is encoded by the coding sequence ATGCGGGTCCTCGTCACCGGCGGGGCCGGACAGCTGGCCCAGGCCATCCGCCTGATCTGGGCGGAGCATGAGCTCGTCATTCCGGATGAATCCGTGCTGGACCTGAGCCGGCGGGAGTCCATTCAGCGAGTGGTGGTCGAGGTGCGGCCCGAGGTGCTGATCAACTGCGCGGCCTTCACCCAGGTGGACCGCTGCGAGTCCGAGGCCGACCTGGCGCAACTCATCAATGCCACGGCGGTGGGCTGGCTGGCGGAGGCCTGCGAGGCTGTGGATGCCCGGCTGGTGCAGGTCAGCACGGACTATGTCTTCGATGGCACGGGCACGCGGCCCTACCGAGAGGATGACCCAACGAACCCCGTGTCGGTCTATGGCCGCACCAAGCTCGAGGGCGAGCGCCAGGCGGCGCGGTGCCCGAAGCACCTGATCGCCCGCACCAGCTGGCTCTACGATGCCTGGGGGAAGAACTTCCTGAACACCATGCTCAATGCCGCGGCCCAGGGCCGGGCGCTGCGGGTGGTGGATGACCAGCGGGGCGCACCGACCACCTGCCGGGCGCTGGCAGGTCAGCTGAAAATGGCCGTGGCCGAAGCGTGGCAGGGTCTGGTGCATGCCACCTGCCAGGGCGAGACCACGTGGCATGGCTTCGCCCAGGCGATCTTTGAGGCCAAGGGCCTGAACGTGGACCTGAGCCCCTGCGGCACCGCTGATTACCCCACCCCCGCCACGCGGCCGGCCTATTCCGTGCTGGATGGTGGCCGGCGGAAGGTGCTCGGGACCGACCGGATGCCCCCCTGGCAGGAGGCTCTGGCGCAGGTGGTGACCCAACCCGATCTTTTGAAGGAAGCATGA
- the rfbB gene encoding dTDP-glucose 4,6-dehydratase produces MMPETILITGGAGFIGSNLVHRWHRNHPGDRILVLDKLTYAADSKQLEGLERVELVVGDIQNLELARHLIESNHITKVFHLAAESHVDRSITGPAAFIQTNLLGTFSMLEAARQAWAGQKDCRFLHISTDEVYGSLGEEGKFHEEMAYAPNSPYSASKAGSDHLVRAYHHTYGMDVVTTNCSNNYGPRQHPEKLIPLAIMRMAKGEPIPIYGDGLNIRDWLFVEDHCSALETVMLNGVAGETYCVGGDNEQTNLALVDLLCDMVDQYLGRPQGTSRSLKTFVQDRAGHDRRYAINAFKVQSELGWNSEVTFEQGLQKTVSWYLHGFNSIISPAPH; encoded by the coding sequence ATGATGCCCGAGACGATTCTCATCACCGGCGGTGCCGGTTTCATCGGCAGCAACCTGGTGCACCGCTGGCACCGCAACCATCCCGGCGATCGGATCCTGGTCCTGGACAAGCTGACCTACGCGGCCGACTCCAAGCAACTGGAGGGCCTGGAGCGGGTGGAGCTGGTGGTGGGCGACATCCAGAACCTGGAGCTGGCGCGGCACCTGATCGAGTCGAACCACATCACCAAGGTGTTTCACCTGGCGGCGGAGAGCCATGTGGACCGGAGCATCACAGGCCCGGCGGCCTTCATCCAAACCAACCTGCTGGGGACTTTCTCCATGCTGGAGGCGGCGCGGCAGGCCTGGGCTGGGCAGAAGGATTGCCGGTTCCTGCACATCAGCACGGACGAGGTATATGGCTCTCTGGGGGAGGAGGGCAAGTTCCACGAAGAGATGGCCTACGCGCCCAACAGCCCCTACAGCGCCAGCAAGGCTGGCAGCGATCATCTGGTGCGCGCCTACCACCACACCTACGGCATGGATGTGGTGACCACCAACTGCTCCAACAACTACGGCCCCCGACAACACCCCGAGAAGCTGATCCCCCTGGCGATCATGCGCATGGCCAAGGGCGAGCCCATCCCCATTTACGGCGATGGCCTGAACATCCGGGACTGGCTGTTCGTGGAAGACCATTGTTCCGCGCTGGAGACGGTGATGCTGAATGGCGTGGCGGGTGAGACCTACTGTGTGGGCGGCGACAACGAGCAGACCAATCTGGCCCTGGTGGATCTGTTATGTGACATGGTGGACCAGTACCTCGGGCGCCCCCAGGGCACCAGCCGAAGTCTCAAGACTTTCGTACAGGATCGTGCCGGGCATGACCGACGGTACGCTATTAATGCCTTCAAGGTTCAGAGTGAATTAGGTTGGAACTCTGAAGTGACTTTTGAGCAAGGATTGCAGAAGACGGTTAGCTGGTATTTGCACGGATTTAATTCAATCATCAGCCCAGCGCCGCATTGA